The following proteins come from a genomic window of Candidatus Margulisiibacteriota bacterium:
- a CDS encoding GNAT family N-acetyltransferase codes for MPNENISLRHGTEADAELLLEFIHALAEYEHLTVTSDAETLRQDVFLNKRAEVIFADIAGQPAGLVLFFFTYSTFSGRKVIYVEDIFVKEVFRGQGVGRELLRCVARLAVEQNCDRLDWAALSWNKPAQDFYKKLGAVPLQGWDRYLLYGEAMRKLASEASGLL; via the coding sequence ATGCCAAATGAAAACATCTCCCTGCGTCATGGCACGGAGGCGGACGCGGAATTACTGCTGGAGTTCATTCACGCTCTGGCGGAATACGAGCATCTGACCGTAACGTCCGACGCCGAAACTCTGCGGCAGGATGTTTTCCTCAACAAACGCGCCGAAGTGATCTTTGCGGATATCGCGGGACAGCCGGCGGGACTGGTCTTGTTTTTCTTTACTTATTCAACATTTTCCGGCCGCAAAGTTATTTATGTGGAGGACATTTTCGTCAAAGAAGTTTTTCGCGGACAGGGCGTCGGCCGGGAATTGCTGCGCTGCGTTGCGCGGCTGGCCGTGGAACAAAACTGTGACCGGCTGGACTGGGCGGCGCTGTCGTGGAACAAACCCGCGCAGGATTTTTATAAAAAACTGGGCGCCGTGCCTTTGCAGGGCTGGGACAGGTATTTGCTGTACGGCGAGGCCATGCGGAAACTGGCAAGTGAAGCGTCTGGGTTGTTATGA